From Anaerolineales bacterium, the proteins below share one genomic window:
- a CDS encoding DUF72 domain-containing protein, whose amino-acid sequence MIRLGTSGFSYDDWVGPVYPVGLPRRGWLGHYAQQFDTVELNVTYYRLPASKTVEGWVAHTPADFLFTVKAHGSLTHERQAPDFAGFVLSAQPLKESGKLACVLAQFPHAFHPTPDNREYLARLREGLGELPVVIEFRDSAWVSEATFERLRQLDLGYCCVDEPALKGLMPPVAVATSSLGYVRFHGRNAARWWEHEQAFERYDYTYRRDELEEWVPRLRDLEANTSLTLVYANNHYRGQSVDALRQLSLLLADGSR is encoded by the coding sequence ATGATCCGCCTCGGGACGTCCGGGTTCTCCTATGACGACTGGGTCGGTCCGGTATACCCGGTTGGCCTGCCGCGCCGGGGATGGCTGGGGCACTATGCTCAGCAGTTCGACACAGTGGAGCTGAACGTCACCTACTATCGGCTGCCGGCCAGCAAGACCGTCGAGGGGTGGGTCGCCCACACGCCCGCCGACTTCCTGTTCACGGTCAAGGCTCATGGCAGCCTGACTCATGAGCGTCAGGCCCCAGACTTCGCAGGGTTCGTCCTGAGTGCGCAGCCGCTGAAGGAGTCTGGCAAGCTGGCCTGCGTCCTGGCGCAGTTCCCGCACGCCTTTCACCCGACGCCCGATAACCGCGAGTACCTGGCTCGACTGCGGGAGGGGTTGGGGGAGTTGCCGGTTGTCATCGAGTTCCGGGACAGCGCCTGGGTGAGCGAGGCGACGTTCGAAAGGCTGCGCCAACTGGACCTCGGCTACTGCTGCGTGGACGAGCCGGCGTTGAAGGGCTTGATGCCTCCGGTGGCAGTCGCCACCAGCTCGCTGGGGTACGTCCGCTTTCACGGTCGCAACGCTGCCCGGTGGTGGGAGCACGAGCAAGCCTTCGAGCGCTATGACTACACCTACCGCCGAGACGAGCTCGAGGAGTGGGTCCCTAGGCTGCGGGACCTGGAGGCCAACACCTCGCTAACGCTGGTGTATGCCAACAACCACTACCGGGGACAAAGCGTGGACGCCCTGCGGCAGCTGAGCCTGCTGCTTGCAGACGGCAGTCGATGA